The Methanothermobacter sp. genomic sequence GCGCCGGGTCGTTCTCATTGACGTGGACTATCCTCTCTGGGGGCTGCATAATGTCGGATACAAGTTCAACTCCATCCCTGAGTCCCCTCATAACATCAAAACTTGTAACCCATCCAACAAGTTTTCCCTCATCATCAACAACAGGTGTTGTGAATTTCCTTGTCTTCTCCATCTTCAGGGATACATCAACAACCCGGTCCCCAGGGGAGACGACTATAAAATCCTTATCCATTATCTCCTTAACTTTCATCTGACAACCTCTCCAGTTTAAGTGCTGCCACAGGACACTTAGACGAACAGACCTCACAGAGGATACATTTATTTCCATCAACAACAACTTCCCCATCCTCAATCCTTATGGCGCCGGTGGGGCAGTTCTCCTCACATACAAGGCACTCAACACATGCATCCTGATCAACCATGAGTTTACGGGTCTCAATGACAGGTCCGAGTTCCCTTTCAAGTTTTATGGCATCTGAGGGGCACACGTTGACGCAGGCGCCACAGCCAATGCATATGGATCTATCAACCACTGCAGTTTCCCCAACCCTTATTGCGCCTGTGGGGCAGAACCTCTCACAGGTGCCGCAGGCGGTGCATTTATCTGTAACCTGGATATCCCTCATACGGAGTGTTCTGTGGGGAATCCTCACATATTCAAGGTTGTATGTGACGTCCTCATCAATGGTGGCTGTGCTCTCAACAACATTTATGCATCTCACGGGACAGGTCTGGGCACATATCTCACATTTAACACAGTTATCGAGTATTTTAGCGGTCCTTGAGGCAGATGAATCTGATATGGCGTCAACAGGGCACTCCTCAACGCAGAGGTTGCACCTGACGCACTTTGGTGTTATATCTATGAATTTATCGCGAACACTGCACCTTCCAAGTTCCACCCTGACATCCTGAGGGTTCTCCTCAAGGTCCATCGACTTCAGTGCAACGTCCCTCTGGAGATCATCAAGTTTCTTTTTAAAGACAATATCCATGATACAACCCCGTATCTGTTCAATCTATTAAAGAGATTAACATGATCCTTCTCTATTACTTTAAACATGTTCACTTAAATTATTTTTTGGAATTAACGCTTTTATCTGGATGGGTATTCCCAATGAGGTATCCCTCAAGAACCTCAAGGGCCTCCCTTCCCGGTAGTGAGGAAGTGGCGCCGTAGCCCTCTATACACCTTGATGCCAGGTAGTTTCCAAAGAGACACGATACCTCAAGCCCATGTCCTGAAAGCCATGCATAGAGGAAACCTGCATTGAATGCATCCCCGGCGCCTGTTGTATCCCTGCAGGTGACCTCAAGTGCCCCCACCACCACCTCGGAACCATCGAAGGCCCTGACACCCTCAGAGCCCATCTTCATGACAACCACGTCAACCCCCAGTTCTGCAGATGCCCTGGCAGGGTCAGGGGATCCCGTCATGAGCTCCAGTTCCCTCCGGTTAACTAGGAGGATGTCTGTCCTCTCAAGGATACCCTCAAGTTCAGATGCGCCCCTCTCTGCATAGAGGTGGCCGGGGTCGAGGCTCACGGTCACAGAGTCATCGATGACCTCCAGGACCTCCCGCTGGACGCTGATACCTGATCCTGCAAAGGATGTTAGGTGGAGTAGCCTGGTTTTCAGTGCCTCCTCCCGGACCTCATCCATGTTGAGTGTGTCGTTAACCCCAGGGTCCACGTAGAGTGCCCTGTTTCCCTGGCTGTCAACGAATCCCATGACCCGGCCACTTCTTCCCTCATCTGAAACGGCAATGTAATCGGCGACACCCTCCCCCTGTAGGTTCTCCCTGAGGATGGAACCCTCCCTGTCACCTGCGACCTTGCCTATGAGGGCCGTTCTCAGGCCGAGCCTTGAAAGGCCTATTATGGTGTTGGCTGCTGAGCCGCCGCAGGACTCCACTGTATCATGGACAAAGACCTCCTCATCGGGTCCTGCTATCCTCTCAACCATGTGGAGCTGGTCCATGTTAAGGGCCCCAAGGCCCACGGCATCGAACAACATCAGAGAACACCGTGAAGGTCTATCCTGTGGTCCCCCAGTTTACCATCATAGTTACCCGCTGACACCATCAGGACGCCGTCGTAACGGCAGACAGCCTCTATACCAACCCTCATGGCCTCCTCAAGGGCCTCCATGGACAGGCCATTTATGACTATCTCGGGTATGTACCCAACTCCCTCAGGGACCCTTGACTCATCACCCAGTAGGTCTCTGAGACTTGGACAGTAGGGGTGGTTGGTTGTGGGGCCTATCCAGGGGTAATTGGTCTCAGGCTTGGAGGCGGCCGAGCAGATATCAAAGGGTGTCACAACACCCTCAACCTCACCTATAGCATTTATGGCAGCCCTACCGGCCTCAAGGACGGTTTCAGGGTCCCTGCACATGTACCAGAAATTGGCCCCCATGATCGCATCCCTGTAACCCAGCTTTGATTCGATCTTAAAGTCCGGGACCGCTATTGGGATGTTTATCATTTCACGGCCATTGAACTCCTCAATCCACTCATAACCGTCCCCGCAGTGGCCCACATGCTTCATCATATCCATGTACCCCTCAGGGTCAGGTGTGGAATTGTAGAGGGCTGTGAATGGCTTCACCAGTATGTCCTGCCTTATCCTGTAGGAGAGTTCAACCTGGAATTTCTCCAGGTCTGGGAGGGCGTAGTAGAACTGTACAGTGGCCCCTGGCCTCCCATCTGGTGTTTCATCAGCTGAGAGGAATGATTCAATGCCACCCTCAACTCTACCTATAACCGCTCCGGGGGTTGCGGTTGAATCGTAGGCCGCCCTCCTTACGGTTTCCATGTCACGGGCCGTTATGGTGGCCCTCACACACCTTCCTGTGAAGGCCTCTGAGAACGTATCCTCGATCACCGTTCCATTAATCTCCATAATCAACACCTGACGCTCAATTCAGCCTAGGGATCCCACATCCTCCCCTCTTATCTTCTTTCTAACTGCGAGGCTCTCCTCAACGAGTTCATCGGTATCATCCACGGGTGTGATGGTGGGGTAGGCGTCCCTGAATATGTTCTCGAATCTCTCGGCAACCCTGAAGTCCAACCTGAAGGATTCAAGGGCCCTTTCAGGGTCATCTGAGTACGCCTTAACGAATTCCATTACGTAGTTCCTCCCGAACCTTGAGTGGAGGTCCACGAGTGGCAGGAGCGCCCTTGCATCCTCGGATATGACGGCAACCTCAGCCTCCCTTAGGGCGTAGCTGTTACCGTTGAAGGAGACGGGTATACCCTTCCCCCTCAGTTCCCTGAGGGGCTCGACGTCTGTTATGCTGTCCCCCACGTACATGGCCGCCTTTGCTGTTAAACCAAGTTCAGATAGTATCCCCCTGAGGGCGACCCTCTTACCGTCCCCACCAACGGTCCTGACCTCATCAAGGAGCCCCCCTATCCTCATCTGTGGTATTTTCTGGAAGAATATCTCATCCAGGTCCTGGAAGTCCCCATCAATGACTTCCTCCCTGAGTTTCATGAGCATCTCCCTTTCATCATCCCCTATAGGGACGTTGAGGGTGAGGGTTGTGTGGCGGGTGTTCTCAATTGGGAAGCCTGTGCGCCT encodes the following:
- a CDS encoding 4Fe-4S binding protein; this encodes MDIVFKKKLDDLQRDVALKSMDLEENPQDVRVELGRCSVRDKFIDITPKCVRCNLCVEECPVDAISDSSASRTAKILDNCVKCEICAQTCPVRCINVVESTATIDEDVTYNLEYVRIPHRTLRMRDIQVTDKCTACGTCERFCPTGAIRVGETAVVDRSICIGCGACVNVCPSDAIKLERELGPVIETRKLMVDQDACVECLVCEENCPTGAIRIEDGEVVVDGNKCILCEVCSSKCPVAALKLERLSDES
- a CDS encoding carbohydrate kinase family protein encodes the protein MLFDAVGLGALNMDQLHMVERIAGPDEEVFVHDTVESCGGSAANTIIGLSRLGLRTALIGKVAGDREGSILRENLQGEGVADYIAVSDEGRSGRVMGFVDSQGNRALYVDPGVNDTLNMDEVREEALKTRLLHLTSFAGSGISVQREVLEVIDDSVTVSLDPGHLYAERGASELEGILERTDILLVNRRELELMTGSPDPARASAELGVDVVVMKMGSEGVRAFDGSEVVVGALEVTCRDTTGAGDAFNAGFLYAWLSGHGLEVSCLFGNYLASRCIEGYGATSSLPGREALEVLEGYLIGNTHPDKSVNSKK
- a CDS encoding formylmethanofuran--tetrahydromethanopterin N-formyltransferase; protein product: MEINGTVIEDTFSEAFTGRCVRATITARDMETVRRAAYDSTATPGAVIGRVEGGIESFLSADETPDGRPGATVQFYYALPDLEKFQVELSYRIRQDILVKPFTALYNSTPDPEGYMDMMKHVGHCGDGYEWIEEFNGREMINIPIAVPDFKIESKLGYRDAIMGANFWYMCRDPETVLEAGRAAINAIGEVEGVVTPFDICSAASKPETNYPWIGPTTNHPYCPSLRDLLGDESRVPEGVGYIPEIVINGLSMEALEEAMRVGIEAVCRYDGVLMVSAGNYDGKLGDHRIDLHGVL
- a CDS encoding energy-converting hydrogenase A, subunit R, which codes for MITLNRVFVTDCEGPVSLNDNAFEAAAHFMPEGDRFFRKVSEFDDILADEIKRPGYNAGDTLKLIVPFLVAYGVTDEKLIEFSEETLKLVPGAEETLELAMQLMPSYIISTSYRHYIEALCRRTGFPIENTRHTTLTLNVPIGDDEREMLMKLREEVIDGDFQDLDEIFFQKIPQMRIGGLLDEVRTVGGDGKRVALRGILSELGLTAKAAMYVGDSITDVEPLRELRGKGIPVSFNGNSYALREAEVAVISEDARALLPLVDLHSRFGRNYVMEFVKAYSDDPERALESFRLDFRVAERFENIFRDAYPTITPVDDTDELVEESLAVRKKIRGEDVGSLG